In a genomic window of Octadecabacter sp. SW4:
- a CDS encoding ATPase, T2SS/T4P/T4SS family, protein MSLSYLQTSLDRIDAAARDDIIEICINPDGTCWGEFQGDHFMRKLDQELTATEVKDLGNQIASSANTTMSKDRPIVSVSITYKGRPIRAQVITPPAVLSAMSISLRFFSSLPLDGIALDFLYGKERKLEELRLEKTRELREVVAAGVIDDALAFCVENKLNMIVSGGTSTGKTVAARKILSHVPANERIVTIEEAAELLPTQPNAVTLIANRDAEFQTADVLLTATLRMRPDRIILGEVRGKEAMTFLEAINTGHGGSMTTLHAETPQLAVQRLTIAALKTEIPMTYADMIQYIESSIDVIIQAGRHDGKRGITEFYLPGATEIGAFQ, encoded by the coding sequence ATGTCGCTGAGCTATCTCCAGACCTCGCTTGATCGGATCGACGCCGCCGCCCGCGACGATATCATCGAGATCTGCATCAATCCCGACGGGACCTGCTGGGGAGAATTCCAGGGCGATCACTTCATGCGAAAGCTGGACCAAGAGCTGACGGCAACCGAAGTGAAGGACCTCGGCAACCAAATCGCCTCTTCCGCCAACACCACAATGAGCAAGGACCGCCCGATCGTCTCGGTCTCGATCACCTACAAGGGCCGCCCGATCCGGGCTCAGGTCATCACGCCACCCGCCGTGCTCTCTGCCATGTCGATCAGCCTGCGGTTTTTCTCAAGCCTGCCGCTCGACGGGATCGCGCTTGATTTCCTCTATGGCAAGGAACGCAAGCTCGAAGAACTCCGCCTGGAGAAAACCCGCGAACTGCGCGAGGTCGTGGCTGCGGGCGTGATCGACGATGCGCTTGCCTTCTGCGTCGAGAACAAGCTTAACATGATCGTCTCGGGTGGCACTTCCACCGGCAAGACCGTCGCCGCGCGCAAGATCCTCTCTCATGTGCCTGCCAATGAACGAATTGTCACCATCGAGGAAGCGGCCGAGCTTCTGCCGACCCAGCCGAATGCCGTGACCCTCATCGCCAATCGCGATGCGGAGTTTCAGACCGCCGATGTGCTTCTGACCGCAACGCTGCGCATGCGCCCTGACCGGATCATCCTTGGCGAGGTGCGCGGCAAGGAGGCCATGACCTTCCTCGAGGCGATCAACACTGGCCATGGCGGGTCCATGACCACGCTACACGCCGAAACACCGCAGCTCGCCGTGCAGCGCCTGACTATCGCGGCGCTCAAGACCGAGATCCCGATGACCTATGCCGACATGATCCAGTACATCGAAAGTTCCATCGACGTGATCATCCAGGCCGGTCGCCACGACGGCAAACGCGGCATCACTGAATTCTACCTCCCCGGCGCAACCGAGATCGGAGCTTTCCAATGA
- a CDS encoding TrbI/VirB10 family protein, translating to MSDTGNADLEKRLAALEQGKGASSPPAPRRSPLLALVVVLVIGAGGALLYLMSQPEEEQALPTATPDVFQNEGDGFGAIETLPPPEPEVVLVAPEPVEPNAELLAQLAALQAQIEELRNAPEPVVEEDTAAAEAIDALTAQIAALQAASESAQQQFRDELTARDRELEQLRMDLELAQLEANRPLPAPIGPSEDELRAREEERLRREEEARRLAELERRAAEERAFQERRITSPTIAFGGTSGANETALTERTFGEVTDFVLNGALPSTVTQAEVIANPSNTIIQGTMIQAVMETALDSSLPGQTRAVVSEDVYSVDGARLLIPRGSRLVGRYRAGVDIAQRRVTIAWDRIILPAGQTVQISSFGGDELGRSGVTGLIDTRFAERFGSAALISLISAAPSAAASEVQDETAAEVLEDVGDDLADATDSVIGDYLSIGPVIYVDQGARVTVMVDRDLEIF from the coding sequence GCCCCCTGCCCCACGGCGCTCACCGCTGCTCGCTTTGGTTGTCGTCCTCGTGATCGGCGCGGGCGGTGCATTGCTCTATCTCATGTCTCAGCCCGAGGAAGAACAAGCCCTGCCCACGGCCACGCCGGACGTGTTCCAGAACGAAGGCGACGGCTTTGGCGCCATCGAAACCCTGCCGCCGCCTGAGCCCGAAGTGGTTTTGGTCGCACCCGAGCCGGTGGAACCCAACGCCGAGCTTCTCGCACAACTCGCAGCCCTTCAGGCCCAGATCGAAGAATTGCGCAACGCGCCCGAACCCGTCGTCGAGGAAGACACGGCTGCCGCCGAAGCCATCGATGCGCTGACTGCGCAAATCGCGGCGCTGCAAGCGGCCTCAGAATCCGCGCAACAGCAGTTTCGCGATGAACTCACGGCGCGCGATCGCGAGCTGGAACAACTCCGCATGGACCTCGAACTTGCACAGCTCGAGGCCAACCGCCCCCTCCCCGCACCAATTGGTCCCTCGGAGGACGAGTTGCGCGCGCGGGAAGAAGAACGGCTGCGCCGCGAGGAAGAAGCACGACGGCTCGCGGAACTTGAACGCCGCGCTGCTGAGGAACGTGCGTTTCAGGAGCGCCGCATCACCTCGCCCACCATCGCTTTTGGTGGCACCTCTGGTGCGAATGAAACGGCTCTCACCGAACGCACCTTTGGCGAGGTGACAGATTTCGTGCTGAACGGTGCGCTGCCCTCGACGGTGACGCAAGCCGAGGTGATCGCCAATCCCTCCAACACCATCATCCAGGGCACTATGATCCAGGCCGTCATGGAAACCGCCCTCGACAGCTCGCTGCCCGGCCAGACCCGTGCCGTGGTCTCCGAGGATGTCTACAGCGTCGATGGCGCGCGCCTCTTGATCCCCCGCGGATCCCGTCTCGTCGGGCGCTACCGCGCTGGCGTCGATATCGCGCAGCGCCGCGTCACGATCGCCTGGGACCGGATCATCCTGCCCGCGGGCCAGACCGTCCAGATCAGCTCTTTCGGGGGCGATGAACTGGGCCGTTCTGGCGTCACGGGGCTCATAGACACGCGTTTTGCCGAGCGTTTCGGGTCGGCCGCCCTGATCTCGCTGATTTCCGCCGCACCAAGTGCCGCCGCATCCGAGGTCCAGGATGAGACTGCCGCCGAAGTTCTCGAAGACGTGGGCGATGATCTGGCAGATGCGACGGACAGCGTCATCGGCGACTATCTCTCCATCGGTCCTGTCATCTATGTCGACCAGGGTGCCCGCGTCACCGTGATGGTCGATCGCGATCTGGAGATATTCTGA